The following proteins come from a genomic window of Caldisalinibacter kiritimatiensis:
- a CDS encoding tyrosine recombinase XerC, translating into MYYDCPVILEDFLNYIETIKGKSPNTVKEYYFDLRTFFRFLKIRYRLVDRNTDFEEIDIQDVDISLIRKVTLQDLYAFISYVDKQRDNKNYAKARKVASIRSFFKYLHTKVKLIDENPAQDLESPKTDRRHPVYLTLDEAKRLLDVIDGPFKERDYAIITLFLNCGLRLSELVSIDIDKIKGDILTVVGKGNKERTIYLNEACVEAINKYLEVRPKENLKDKKALFISKRKNRISHKAVQHLVKKYLKLAGLDTKKYSTHKLRHTAATLMYKYGNVDIRALQQILGHENVSTTQIYTHIDDERLRQAVKSNPLSQTKKE; encoded by the coding sequence ATGTATTATGATTGTCCAGTTATACTAGAAGATTTTTTAAACTATATTGAAACAATTAAAGGTAAATCCCCAAATACAGTTAAAGAATATTACTTTGATTTAAGAACTTTCTTTAGATTTTTAAAAATTAGGTATAGATTAGTAGACAGAAATACAGATTTTGAAGAAATCGATATTCAAGATGTAGATATTTCTTTGATTAGAAAAGTTACTCTTCAAGATTTATATGCTTTTATATCCTATGTTGATAAGCAACGAGACAATAAAAATTATGCAAAAGCACGTAAAGTTGCAAGCATCCGTTCTTTTTTTAAATATTTACATACTAAAGTAAAATTGATTGATGAAAATCCGGCTCAAGATTTAGAATCTCCTAAAACTGATAGGCGTCATCCAGTGTATTTGACATTAGACGAAGCAAAAAGATTATTAGATGTCATTGATGGCCCTTTCAAAGAAAGAGATTATGCTATTATTACCCTATTTTTAAATTGTGGTCTTAGATTGTCTGAACTAGTAAGTATAGATATAGATAAGATTAAAGGAGATATATTAACCGTTGTAGGTAAGGGAAATAAAGAAAGAACTATATATCTGAATGAAGCATGTGTAGAAGCTATCAATAAGTATCTCGAAGTAAGACCTAAAGAAAACTTAAAAGATAAAAAAGCTTTGTTTATAAGTAAAAGGAAAAATCGAATAAGTCACAAGGCTGTTCAACACTTGGTAAAAAAATATCTTAAACTTGCAGGACTCGATACTAAAAAATATTCAACTCATAAATTAAGACATACTGCCGCTACTCTTATGTATAAGTATGGCAATGTAGATATAAGAGCTTTACAGCAAATATTAGGACATGAGAATGTTTCTACTACTCAGATATACACACATATAGATGATGAAAGGTTAAGACAAGCTGTTAAAAGCAATCCTCTATCCCAAACAAAAAAGGAATAG
- the yneA gene encoding cell division suppressor protein YneA, with the protein MKEVYKKHNYRVSFFTLTVILGLLAIGLITNINKAYSSTYKKYKIITVDKGDTIWQIAKENNYNNQDIRKVVYIITRLNKMENAKIHPGDTIKVPIE; encoded by the coding sequence ATGAAAGAGGTATATAAAAAACATAATTATAGAGTTAGTTTTTTTACACTAACTGTTATATTGGGTTTGTTAGCAATTGGATTAATTACAAATATTAATAAAGCATATAGTAGTACATATAAAAAATACAAGATTATAACTGTGGATAAAGGTGATACTATTTGGCAAATCGCAAAAGAAAATAACTATAATAACCAAGATATCAGAAAAGTAGTTTATATAATAACGAGACTAAATAAAATGGAAAATGCAAAAATTCATCCTGGAGATACTATAAAAGTGCCAATTGAATAA